CATTGCGATTCGCGCGCTCACGGCGCGCAATGCACCGGTCGATTGGGAAGCTGTCGACGATGTGTTCATCGGCTGCGCGAATCAGGCCGGTGAAGACAACCGGAACGTCGCACGCATGGCGGTGCTGCTCGCCGGTTTGCCCGAGGTCGTCTCCGCCACGACGATCAATCGACTGTGCGGCTCCGGCATGGATGCCGTCGCGCTCGCGGCTCGCAGCATTCGGTGCGGCGAAGCGGAGCTCGTCGTGGCGGGCGGGGTCGAAAGCATGACGCGCGCGCCATTCGTGCTCGGCAAGACAGCGGCGCCGTTTTCTCGCGCGCCCAAGCTCGAGGACACGACGATGGGATGGCGCTTCGTCAACCAGGCGTTGAAGGCACGCTACGGCGTCGATTCGATGGCCGAGACAGCGGAGAACCTCGTGGCCCAGTTTGGCATCGCCCGCCGCGATCAAGACACCTTCGCGCTTCGCAGTCAGCAGCGATGGGCCGCGGCTCACCGGGCTGGTGCGTTTGCCGACGAGATCACACCCGTGACGGTGCCAGAGGACAAGGATAAACGCCGGATCGTGGGCCAAGACGAACATCCCCGACCAGACACGTCGCTGGAAGCCCTGGCCAGGCTCGAGGGGATCGTCAGGCCCGAGGGCTCTGTGACTGCCGGCAATTCATCTGGCATCAACGACGGCAGTTGCGCGTTGCTCCTAGCCAGCGAAGCCGCAGTGCATCGGTACGGCTTGGACCCCAAAGTGCGCGTCCTCGGTGCGGCCACTGCGGGCGTGTCTCCGAGAATCATGGGTATCGGCCCGGTGCCAGCCACCCGCAAGCTGCTCGCACGACTCGGCCTGACCCTGACGGACATCGACATCGTCGAGCTCAACGAAGCGTTCGCCGCGCAAGCGCTTGCCGTCACACGACAATTGGGGTTGTCCGATGACGCCGAGCACGTGAATCCGAATGGAGGCGCCATCGCCATCGGCCATCCGTTGGGGGCGAGCGGTGCGCGCCTCGTCGCAACTGCGATGTACCAGCTCCGTCACATGCGTGGCCGATATGCGTTGTGCACGATGTGCATCGGCGTGGGACAGGGCATCTCTCTGGTTGTCGAACGGGTGTGACCCGCCGACGAGGCGAGCGGACCGCGGGTCCCCCTTTTGAGCAGCCAAGGTTAGAAGCAGTCCGCCCGCGCCTCGTTCCGATCATGCCGTCGCGTGCGACGAGGGTGTCGCAGCCGTTCGTCTGGCGAAGGGGTTCTCATCGGCCGTGGGTCCATAGATCGAGGGAATGGGCACGTTCAACATGCGCAGATAGACCACGAGCTGCCCGCGGTGATGATAGAAGTGATTCAGCATGAGACTCCTGAGCAGCCCGACGCGCGGCACGGTCATGAGCACCTCGCCGTGGTCTTCGAGCGTCCACGTGCCCATCAGTCGCTGGTCATCCAGGCGCGTGAGCAGATCTCGCACCGTCGAGAGACTCCGCTCGAATGTCTCGAGGATTTCGGTACGGGTTTCCGCCTCTTTCTGCTTGAACTCAGGGACCTGGAATACGTCCTGCGTCGCTATAGCACAGACCGCACCCTGAACCTGCGCCACATGCAGGGCGATCTGTCCCAGCGAGAATGACTTCGGGTGAGGCTTCCAATTGAGCTTGTCTTCAGGCACGCGCTCCAACAGGCGTCGGGTCGCCACCGCCTCTTGATCCATCTCCATCAACGTCGCGTCGACTACCATTGACATGTTCTCCTCCTATCTGTTTTCGTCTGAGAGAGCATCACGCCTGAATGTCGGCGCCCTGGTTCAGGACGCCAAGCAGTGCCGTAAGTCGATTGAGCGAGCATCACGTGTCCTGGCTCGCTTCATCGAGGAAGCGCAGCAACATCCGGCGAAACACAGCGGCCGTGAGCCCCCAGTTGCCGAGCATGGCTTGCTCGCCGGCCGCGCCGTAATCGTCGTCGTCCGGGCGCGGCCTCAGGCGCACGAAGGGCGGCAACCCATAGCGCATGGCAAGACCGTTGGCCCAGAGGCGCGCCGTGCGGCCGTTGCCGTTGACAAACGGATGGATCCGGATCCATTCCGCGTGTGCCCATGCGCACAGCTCGAGAACCGCCGCAATCCTGTCCGCGTCCAGTGCTGCGTCCCGTGGCACGAGCTCATCCAGCCGCGTGACCGCGCTGTGCAGCACCCGTTCAAATGCTGTCAGCGTGGCACCGACGTCCGCCGCGCGGACACCAAGATGTCGACCAACTCGTACCTCAGCGTGTTCCAAGCCGGCTTCGCCCCTGAACGCGCCCGCGTATCGCATGCCGGGTAGATCGAGACCAGTCAACATCTCCGCGTGCCAGCTCCGTGCCGCTTCGACGGTGGGGAGCTCACGGGCGCGTGCGGAGTCGCGGATCCGGCGCAGCACGGACCTGAGATTCTGCTGCAGCCGGGGACTGTCCGCATCCCAATCAGGCATTCAGCAGTCGTCGGATCTCGCGCCGGATCGGACCGGTGGTGGTCACCGATTCACCCTCGACCGTATCGTCGAGACGGGCTTCGGCCTCCGCAAACCTCGCGATGGCGTCCTCGAAGTCTGGGTCGCGCCGGCTATACGCCTGGAGGCTAGCCAGTTTGGCTTCCAGATCACGCTCCACGTCGCGGGTGCGGCGGTCAAGGTAAACCGCCAAGGCGTCGTGAACCAACTGGTTCATCGGCCTCCGCAAAATACGGCTGAGGTTCTCGAGAGCCCCGTGTGTCGCTTCGTCGATCCTCAGTGTGAACGCCTTTCGGGACATAGACCGAGTCTACCGGCATCCAACAGTGATGTCAAAACTAGATTATGACGTCAAATAGCGTCGACGCAGATGGGGCCGCTTCGACCTGGTCTCGAGCCCGGCTAGCGCAGCTCGGCCACCGCGAAGTAGGCGGTCATCAGGGAAAAGAGGAAGGCCGCCACGAGCCCGGCGTTCAACCGCGAATCCGCCGTATAGCTCCTCATGACATCCCTGCGGTTGATCAGGATCAGGATGGGGATCACCACGGCTGGGAGAATGAGGGCCTGGAACGCCTGCGAGAACACCATGACCGCGGGAGGACGCTCGTCCAGGAACTGCATGGCGAAGGCAAACAGCACCGCGACGAAGATGAGGATCCGGAAGAGCGGCGAGCGCATATCTCGTGGCCGCCCAGTGAAGTCGGCGATGAGCCAGGGAGCGATGAG
This genomic interval from Luteitalea sp. contains the following:
- the pcaF gene encoding 3-oxoadipyl-CoA thiolase, translating into MTRAVFICDGVRTPFGRYGGALAAVRTDDLAAIAIRALTARNAPVDWEAVDDVFIGCANQAGEDNRNVARMAVLLAGLPEVVSATTINRLCGSGMDAVALAARSIRCGEAELVVAGGVESMTRAPFVLGKTAAPFSRAPKLEDTTMGWRFVNQALKARYGVDSMAETAENLVAQFGIARRDQDTFALRSQQRWAAAHRAGAFADEITPVTVPEDKDKRRIVGQDEHPRPDTSLEALARLEGIVRPEGSVTAGNSSGINDGSCALLLASEAAVHRYGLDPKVRVLGAATAGVSPRIMGIGPVPATRKLLARLGLTLTDIDIVELNEAFAAQALAVTRQLGLSDDAEHVNPNGGAIAIGHPLGASGARLVATAMYQLRHMRGRYALCTMCIGVGQGISLVVERV